One part of the Candidatus Equadaptatus faecalis genome encodes these proteins:
- a CDS encoding protein phosphatase 2C domain-containing protein, producing the protein MILIKDGQKTEFKPFAVRTIGSSHIAKNRPCEDYALKNDTETYSLIAVCDGHGGDDYVRSEKGSRFAAESAESCVAEFVAEADIEKLRTEKRRKEMFRQLETSIIARWDEKVSADWAENPLTEEEKAIISDKAKVRYENGRFQPAYGTTLITVVFTKEYWFALQIGDGRCVMLDDEDNFSQPVPWDDKCEGTATTSICDSSSINEFRSCFSEKFPKAVFIASDGVEDSFRDEEKMYAFYKAVYSSFADKEKAWETAEGELQDYLPRMSEKGSHDDISVAGILKIQAEENAAVAADTDVAKTTQNEDTETAKEEKNSAGVGGCLRRWIQWK; encoded by the coding sequence ATGATTTTGATTAAGGACGGACAAAAAACTGAATTCAAACCGTTTGCGGTCAGAACAATAGGATCTTCACATATTGCGAAAAACCGTCCTTGCGAAGACTATGCTCTGAAAAATGATACAGAGACATATTCCTTGATTGCGGTATGCGACGGACACGGCGGAGATGATTACGTCAGAAGCGAAAAAGGTTCACGCTTTGCGGCAGAGTCGGCGGAAAGCTGTGTAGCTGAATTTGTCGCAGAGGCTGACATAGAAAAACTTCGTACCGAAAAACGCAGAAAAGAAATGTTCAGGCAGCTTGAAACAAGCATAATCGCGCGGTGGGACGAAAAAGTTTCAGCAGACTGGGCTGAAAATCCGCTTACTGAAGAAGAAAAGGCGATAATCTCTGACAAAGCAAAAGTCAGATACGAAAACGGACGTTTTCAGCCTGCTTATGGGACAACGCTTATAACGGTGGTTTTTACGAAAGAGTATTGGTTTGCGCTGCAAATCGGCGACGGCAGATGCGTTATGCTCGATGATGAGGATAATTTCAGCCAGCCTGTGCCGTGGGACGACAAATGCGAAGGAACTGCTACAACTTCAATTTGTGACAGCAGTTCAATAAATGAATTTCGCAGCTGCTTCTCGGAAAAATTTCCCAAAGCAGTATTTATCGCGTCCGACGGAGTGGAGGACAGCTTCCGCGATGAAGAAAAAATGTATGCCTTCTACAAAGCGGTTTACAGTTCGTTTGCTGACAAAGAAAAAGCATGGGAAACGGCGGAAGGCGAATTGCAGGACTACCTGCCGCGAATGTCGGAAAAAGGCAGTCACGACGATATATCCGTAGCCGGTATTCTTAAAATTCAGGCAGAAGAAAACGCAGCGGTCGCAGCTGATACAGACGTTGCAAAAACAACGCAGAACGAGGACACAGAAACGGCGAAGGAAGAAAAAAATTCGGCGGGCGTGGGCGGATGTTTGCGGAGATGGATTCAATGGAAGTAA
- a CDS encoding PEGA domain-containing protein, with the protein MEVKNEKIISNIQNLLFANQKILSDKTKLKGVIGDYVYDADLKQAMRELIELDFAGELLSSNDTARLKKIAQKDVDKVSRETGIDRGEVCLAANMLYKIVKAEANELLENQTVAVKKTTVKKTAAKKTQTVSRTQAQTVQPQQAYAPSPVQQKPKKHRLRKFFKFLLLLSILGGVYDWYDSTTKGELVINGVNGKLYVEGAFVSDTPCKISLKEGTYNVKVASGNKYWKDKVYVTAKNTIEPDVEMTEAQTKKTSARTVVPKMKETPRQTEKPIKSAAQKTPQKTDETKETDEAEEARRNIDKIMSGMQSQGAISAGYASQPEKTRPENKQRKTAVRRTKKQNISAQKTAAQKNDAKEAAKRRREENLRRIRQENQ; encoded by the coding sequence ATGGAAGTAAAAAACGAAAAGATAATAAGTAACATTCAAAATCTTTTATTCGCCAATCAGAAGATACTGAGCGACAAAACAAAACTGAAAGGCGTCATCGGCGATTACGTGTACGATGCGGATTTGAAACAGGCGATGAGAGAACTCATCGAGTTGGATTTTGCCGGTGAACTGCTGTCGTCTAACGACACGGCGCGGCTTAAGAAAATCGCGCAAAAAGACGTTGACAAAGTAAGCAGAGAAACAGGTATTGACCGCGGGGAAGTATGCCTTGCAGCGAATATGCTGTACAAAATTGTCAAAGCCGAAGCGAACGAGTTGCTTGAAAATCAGACTGTCGCGGTGAAAAAAACTACTGTTAAAAAAACAGCAGCAAAAAAAACACAAACCGTCAGCCGGACGCAAGCGCAGACCGTTCAGCCTCAGCAGGCTTACGCGCCGTCGCCTGTTCAGCAAAAACCGAAAAAACACCGCCTTAGAAAATTCTTCAAGTTTCTTCTGTTGTTGTCAATACTTGGCGGAGTGTACGACTGGTACGACTCAACCACAAAAGGCGAACTTGTTATCAACGGCGTGAACGGCAAATTATACGTTGAAGGAGCGTTTGTTTCTGATACCCCCTGCAAAATTTCATTAAAAGAAGGAACTTACAACGTTAAAGTAGCGTCAGGAAACAAATACTGGAAAGACAAAGTGTACGTCACAGCGAAAAACACTATTGAACCTGACGTAGAAATGACAGAAGCGCAAACCAAAAAAACGTCGGCGCGTACAGTTGTTCCAAAGATGAAGGAAACGCCGCGGCAAACGGAAAAACCGATTAAAAGCGCCGCGCAGAAAACGCCGCAAAAAACGGACGAAACAAAAGAAACAGACGAGGCGGAGGAAGCTCGCCGCAACATAGACAAAATAATGAGCGGAATGCAGTCGCAGGGAGCTATTTCGGCAGGCTACGCGTCACAGCCTGAAAAAACGCGTCCGGAAAACAAACAGCGCAAAACAGCAGTTCGCCGTACGAAAAAACAAAACATATCGGCACAAAAAACGGCAGCGCAGAAAAACGATGCGAAAGAAGCTGCTAAACGCCGCAGGGAAGAAAACCTGCGCCGTATCAGACAGGAAAATCAATAA
- a CDS encoding sel1 repeat family protein: MKKTIKKAAILFAVISVIFAFATPVLAAQSEQALLKAANSGNKNAMFELAQFYLYEKKDEIKASQWFKKAADAGHVDAMYAMSSIVAFFANSPELAIKWTEKAANNGHPQAMYEMVERCEKQDDYKKAISWLEKTAKTNDEFLQGKAIKKLVYYYLKGQKGADNKKSVLPDETKAIKWAEKLNKEDKIQVACLIGECYYGVSGDIKLERNLTKAKKWFNIAKTAGHESEFLKQIILIENEEKIRKIAK, translated from the coding sequence ATGAAAAAAACAATCAAAAAAGCGGCAATTCTGTTTGCGGTAATATCCGTAATTTTCGCGTTTGCTACGCCCGTATTGGCAGCGCAGTCCGAACAAGCCTTGCTCAAAGCGGCAAACAGTGGAAACAAGAACGCGATGTTCGAACTTGCTCAATTCTATTTATATGAAAAAAAAGATGAAATCAAAGCTTCTCAGTGGTTCAAGAAAGCTGCTGATGCAGGGCATGTAGATGCTATGTATGCAATGAGCAGCATAGTTGCGTTTTTTGCAAACAGTCCTGAACTTGCAATAAAATGGACTGAAAAAGCTGCTAACAATGGACATCCTCAAGCAATGTACGAGATGGTAGAAAGGTGCGAGAAGCAGGATGATTATAAAAAAGCTATTAGCTGGTTGGAAAAAACCGCAAAAACGAATGATGAGTTTTTGCAGGGGAAAGCTATAAAGAAGCTTGTTTATTATTATTTAAAAGGTCAAAAAGGTGCAGATAACAAAAAAAGTGTTTTACCGGATGAGACTAAAGCGATTAAATGGGCCGAAAAATTGAACAAAGAAGACAAAATACAGGTTGCGTGTCTTATTGGCGAATGCTACTACGGAGTGAGTGGCGACATAAAATTAGAACGCAATCTCACCAAAGCTAAAAAGTGGTTCAACATTGCAAAAACTGCCGGACATGAAAGTGAATTTTTGAAGCAGATTATCTTAATTGAAAATGAAGAGAAGATTAGAAAAATTGCGAAATAG
- a CDS encoding SYNERG-CTERM sorting domain-containing protein codes for MKKVSAIAAALSIFAFAGAAFAGGAFSPGDLKASADSKVGVKAANTVYFGNYWITSANTGSPKEAIAWKLVSAKSKDKDGKTAVKILSDQGLYVGKFNNMNYTGRADDASMWEKAPIRTTLNERTKGEGFAGDAFSTKEYDMIAMADTYTMPDSQATPYQVTVPVQTYDKLYLLSYEEAKDGGSVGVTGKDDRAITLTTFAQKCPVYGLSSTYDRGESYDGSIRYWLRSPADGWTTDYVKGVANNFTDIDITRFKRDTIMAIRPACELSAANVAFLSAAEGGKSEVALGAGFALADYSGTEFKVTFIDASVNAPTVNLKIEDGKLNGTFSGAVTGTNQYLSAYLKNSSGKVLNYAKLADCDTAADGSFTLDFAGVADGEYKLSFVSEQENGAKQSDFASKAAAYVAKVAGGKITEIKEDTKPEPEPQPEPQPEPEPTPKPSGDSGSGGGGCNAGFGMLALLFAAPMFFKKEK; via the coding sequence ATGAAAAAAGTATCAGCAATAGCAGCGGCTCTTTCAATATTTGCGTTTGCGGGCGCCGCGTTCGCAGGCGGAGCCTTTTCCCCCGGAGATTTGAAAGCATCGGCGGACAGCAAGGTCGGTGTTAAAGCGGCAAATACTGTCTATTTCGGAAACTACTGGATAACTTCCGCAAACACCGGCAGTCCGAAAGAAGCAATAGCTTGGAAACTTGTGTCCGCAAAATCAAAAGACAAAGACGGAAAAACAGCAGTTAAAATTCTGTCCGATCAGGGATTGTATGTGGGGAAATTTAACAACATGAATTATACTGGTAGGGCAGATGATGCTTCTATGTGGGAAAAAGCACCAATTCGCACTACGTTAAATGAAAGAACTAAAGGTGAAGGTTTTGCAGGTGATGCTTTTAGCACTAAAGAATATGATATGATCGCAATGGCTGATACCTATACAATGCCAGACAGTCAGGCAACACCGTATCAGGTTACAGTACCAGTACAAACCTACGACAAACTTTATCTTCTTAGCTATGAGGAAGCTAAGGACGGTGGTTCTGTAGGAGTTACAGGAAAAGATGATAGGGCAATCACACTCACAACCTTCGCCCAAAAATGTCCCGTGTATGGTCTATCATCAACCTATGATAGAGGAGAATCTTACGATGGTAGTATAAGATATTGGCTTCGCTCCCCTGCGGATGGATGGACTACTGATTATGTAAAGGGAGTTGCAAACAATTTTACTGATATTGATATCACAAGATTTAAAAGAGACACGATTATGGCAATTCGTCCTGCGTGCGAACTCAGCGCTGCTAATGTAGCGTTCCTTTCAGCAGCGGAAGGCGGAAAGTCAGAGGTTGCACTCGGAGCCGGTTTTGCCCTTGCAGATTACAGCGGAACAGAATTTAAGGTAACATTCATTGACGCGTCAGTTAACGCTCCGACAGTTAATCTGAAAATTGAAGACGGAAAACTGAACGGAACGTTCAGCGGAGCCGTGACAGGCACAAATCAGTATCTTTCGGCTTATCTCAAAAACAGCAGCGGAAAAGTGCTGAACTACGCCAAACTTGCTGACTGCGACACTGCGGCTGACGGCAGTTTTACGCTTGATTTCGCCGGTGTTGCTGACGGAGAATACAAACTCAGCTTCGTATCTGAACAGGAAAACGGCGCAAAACAGAGCGACTTTGCCTCAAAAGCTGCTGCTTATGTCGCGAAAGTAGCCGGTGGAAAAATCACGGAAATAAAAGAAGATACAAAACCTGAGCCGGAGCCTCAGCCAGAGCCTCAGCCGGAACCGGAGCCTACACCGAAACCGTCAGGCGATTCAGGTTCAGGCGGTGGCGGCTGCAACGCAGGCTTCGGAATGCTTGCACTGCTCTTTGCCGCGCCGATGTTCTTCAAAAAAGAAAAATAG
- a CDS encoding ATP-binding protein, whose amino-acid sequence MLYRRLYETLLKWKSGGTNARKAICLAGARQTGKTTLIREFAKENYECFVEINFVTDRDAAKIFSGALDADTLTANLTAYARTPMPAGKTLVFLDEIQECPEARTAIKFLVEDGRYDYAESGSLLGIRHKNVKSYPVGYEEIYRMYPMDFYEFMLANGIQNSTIEYLRECFEKHLPVSSSVHSAICRLYYAWIVVGGMPEAVQRYVDRHDIAEVIGYQKDIIEQYRLDISKYAEGSSKPKIRAVFDRLPSQLGDKNRRFFVTSIDKNARLQNYEESFKWLEEAGVALPCRNVSQPVSPLSLNEKHSLFKLYMNDTGLLCASCLDNVQFALLNGDMGINLGSILENAVAQQLKTNGFTLNYFDSKQHGETDFVLQSGNNILPVEVKSGNDYKKHRALDNLLGVEAWNLKQAYVLCKDNLHTEGKICYLPWYMSVFIRPPQLPDKFIYSIDLSPLL is encoded by the coding sequence AACGCACGAAAGGCAATATGCCTTGCCGGAGCAAGGCAGACAGGAAAAACGACGCTTATCCGCGAGTTCGCCAAAGAAAATTACGAATGTTTTGTTGAAATAAACTTTGTCACTGACAGAGACGCCGCGAAAATTTTTTCGGGGGCTCTCGATGCGGACACGCTGACCGCCAATTTGACCGCCTACGCCAGAACTCCCATGCCGGCGGGAAAAACTCTTGTGTTCCTTGACGAAATACAGGAATGTCCGGAAGCGCGGACGGCAATAAAATTTCTTGTCGAAGACGGACGTTACGACTACGCCGAATCGGGCTCGCTGCTCGGCATACGCCATAAAAACGTTAAATCCTACCCCGTGGGCTATGAGGAAATCTACCGTATGTACCCGATGGATTTTTATGAATTTATGCTTGCAAATGGCATACAAAACTCCACTATTGAATACCTGAGGGAATGCTTTGAGAAACACCTGCCGGTCAGCAGCTCCGTACATTCTGCGATATGCAGGCTGTATTACGCGTGGATTGTCGTCGGCGGAATGCCCGAAGCGGTGCAGCGCTACGTTGACAGGCACGACATAGCCGAAGTTATCGGTTATCAAAAAGACATCATTGAACAATACAGACTTGACATCTCAAAATACGCGGAAGGAAGCAGCAAACCCAAAATCAGAGCGGTATTTGACAGACTGCCGTCGCAGCTTGGCGACAAAAACAGGCGTTTTTTCGTTACCTCAATTGACAAAAACGCGCGGCTTCAAAATTACGAGGAAAGCTTCAAATGGCTGGAAGAAGCAGGCGTTGCCCTGCCCTGCAGAAACGTTTCACAGCCTGTTTCTCCCCTTTCGCTGAACGAAAAACACTCTCTGTTCAAGCTTTATATGAACGACACAGGGCTGCTCTGCGCCTCATGTCTTGACAACGTGCAATTCGCGCTGCTGAACGGCGACATGGGAATAAATCTCGGCAGCATACTTGAAAACGCCGTCGCGCAGCAGCTGAAAACAAACGGCTTTACGCTGAACTACTTTGACTCCAAACAGCACGGCGAAACAGATTTCGTACTGCAAAGCGGAAATAACATACTTCCCGTTGAAGTCAAATCAGGCAATGATTACAAAAAGCACAGGGCACTTGACAACCTGCTCGGCGTGGAGGCATGGAACCTGAAACAGGCGTACGTGCTTTGCAAAGACAATCTGCATACGGAAGGGAAAATCTGCTATCTGCCGTGGTATATGTCCGTCTTTATACGTCCGCCGCAGCTTCCGGACAAATTTATCTACAGCATAGACCTCAGCCCGCTTCTGTAG